The proteins below come from a single Blastocatellia bacterium genomic window:
- a CDS encoding ABC transporter permease: MNTLWQDLRYGARMLFKNPGFTVVAVLALTLGIGATTAIFSVVNSVLLKPLPYPDSEQLVFLSESHPMIEGMSISYPNYNDWRAQNEVFENIGVYRRQSYNLTGTGEPERLTGGMMSADMFAALRVNAMRGRVFTSDDDKVDATPVVVLSYGLWQRRFGGDPGILNQQLTLNERSYTVIGVMSPDYQFPARVELWTPVGLSAKNPGWESRGNHPGLYGIARLKPGVTLEQARANMESIAVNLERQYPDSNTGNRVSITPALEAFVGDVRPAMRVLLGVVALVLLIACANVANLLLARATSRQKEMAIRTAMGASRWRIIRQLLTESILLSFAGGALGLLLASWGVKLIIAISPNSIPRAREIGVDNRVLVFTIAIAALTGIIFGLVPALQASKPDLNETLKDAGRGSTGRRHVLRNALVVAEVMMTMMLLVGAGLMIRSFYRLQQVDPGFNADNLLTFNVALPPQKYKEEAQQVAFFEQLADRLRQLPGVEVVGLSSGLPLGNNGWQTSFVIDGQPPPDPGKTPLTEAAVATPDYFRAMGITLLKGRSFTAADTKDTPRVTLIDEEFARRYWPDEDPIGKRLRIGGNNPNNPTTEIIGVVRRVKMDGLKQDSDRVQSYYAFRQQPSNGMTVTIKTTGDPMALATAAREQVLAIDPNQPIANLNSMQKLRADSIAPERLNLMLFSSFAVVALLLASVGIYGVMSYSVTQRTHEIGIRMALGAQPRNVLGMVVRQGMVLTIAGLALGLGGALLATRLMASLLFGVSATDPLTFIAIPLLLAGVALGACYVPARRATKVDPMIALRYE, from the coding sequence ATGAACACACTCTGGCAAGACCTGCGCTATGGCGCGCGAATGCTGTTCAAGAATCCTGGCTTCACGGTTGTCGCGGTCTTAGCCTTGACGCTCGGCATCGGCGCAACGACGGCCATCTTCAGCGTCGTCAATTCGGTGCTGCTCAAACCGCTGCCCTACCCCGATTCCGAGCAGCTCGTTTTTTTATCCGAGTCGCATCCGATGATCGAAGGGATGTCGATCTCTTACCCGAACTATAACGACTGGCGCGCCCAGAACGAGGTCTTTGAAAACATCGGCGTCTATCGCCGCCAGAGCTACAACCTGACGGGCACGGGCGAGCCCGAACGGCTGACCGGCGGCATGATGTCGGCGGATATGTTCGCGGCGCTGCGAGTCAATGCCATGCGGGGCCGCGTCTTTACGAGCGATGACGATAAGGTGGACGCCACGCCGGTCGTCGTTCTGAGCTACGGCCTGTGGCAGCGGCGCTTCGGCGGCGACCCCGGCATCCTCAATCAACAACTGACACTCAATGAGCGCAGCTACACGGTCATCGGCGTGATGTCGCCCGATTATCAGTTCCCGGCCCGCGTCGAGTTGTGGACGCCCGTCGGGCTGTCGGCCAAAAACCCCGGCTGGGAGAGTCGCGGCAATCATCCGGGGCTCTACGGCATCGCCCGCCTCAAGCCGGGCGTAACGCTTGAGCAGGCCCGCGCCAACATGGAGAGCATCGCCGTCAACCTCGAAAGGCAGTACCCCGATTCCAACACCGGCAACCGCGTGTCGATCACCCCGGCGCTCGAAGCTTTTGTCGGCGACGTCCGACCGGCGATGCGTGTGCTGCTCGGCGTCGTCGCGCTGGTCTTGTTGATCGCCTGCGCCAACGTCGCCAATCTCTTGCTCGCCCGCGCTACATCAAGGCAGAAAGAGATGGCGATACGAACGGCAATGGGCGCTAGCCGCTGGCGCATCATCCGCCAGTTGTTGACCGAAAGCATCTTGCTATCTTTCGCCGGCGGGGCGCTCGGCCTGCTGCTGGCGAGCTGGGGCGTGAAGCTAATCATCGCCATCAGTCCGAACAGCATCCCGCGGGCGCGCGAGATCGGCGTCGACAATCGCGTGCTGGTCTTCACGATTGCCATCGCCGCATTGACCGGCATCATCTTCGGCCTGGTGCCGGCGCTGCAAGCCTCGAAGCCCGACCTCAACGAAACGCTGAAAGATGCCGGGCGCGGCTCGACGGGCCGCCGCCACGTTCTGCGCAACGCGCTGGTGGTTGCCGAAGTGATGATGACCATGATGCTGCTGGTCGGCGCCGGCTTGATGATTCGCAGCTTTTACCGCTTGCAGCAGGTTGATCCCGGCTTTAATGCTGACAACCTGCTGACCTTTAACGTCGCGCTGCCGCCGCAAAAATATAAGGAAGAGGCGCAACAGGTCGCCTTCTTCGAGCAGCTTGCCGACCGTCTGCGCCAGTTGCCGGGGGTCGAAGTGGTCGGCCTGTCGTCGGGCCTGCCGCTCGGCAACAACGGCTGGCAGACGTCGTTCGTCATCGATGGTCAGCCGCCGCCCGATCCCGGCAAGACGCCGCTCACCGAAGCCGCCGTTGCCACGCCGGATTACTTCCGCGCCATGGGAATTACGCTGCTGAAAGGGCGCTCCTTCACCGCCGCCGACACCAAAGACACGCCGCGCGTCACGCTCATTGACGAAGAGTTCGCGCGCCGTTACTGGCCGGACGAAGACCCGATTGGCAAACGCCTGCGCATTGGCGGCAATAACCCCAATAATCCGACCACCGAAATCATCGGCGTCGTGCGCCGCGTCAAGATGGACGGCTTGAAGCAGGATTCGGATCGCGTGCAGTCTTACTACGCCTTCCGCCAGCAGCCGAGCAACGGCATGACGGTGACCATTAAAACCACCGGCGACCCGATGGCTCTGGCCACAGCGGCGCGCGAGCAGGTGCTAGCCATTGATCCCAATCAGCCGATAGCCAATCTCAACTCCATGCAGAAACTGCGCGCCGATTCGATTGCGCCGGAACGTTTGAACCTGATGCTGTTCAGCAGCTTTGCGGTCGTCGCGCTGCTGCTGGCATCGGTCGGCATCTATGGCGTGATGTCGTATTCAGTGACGCAGCGCACGCACGAGATCGGCATCCGCATGGCATTGGGCGCGCAGCCGCGTAACGTGCTCGGCATGGTCGTGCGACAAGGCATGGTGCTGACGATTGCGGGCCTGGCGCTCGGACTTGGCGGCGCACTACTAGCGACGCGGCTGATGGCGAGCCTGCTGTTCGGGGTCAGCGCCACCGACCCGTTGACCTTCATCGCCATTCCGCTGCTGCTGGCGGGAGTGGCTCTGGGAGCCTGTTACGTGCCCGCCCGCCGGGCGACGAAGGTTGACCCGATGATCGCGCTGAGATACGAATGA
- a CDS encoding ABC transporter permease: MSNLVHDIRYGLRVMTRRPGFTLIAVLTLALGVGANTAIFSVVNAVLLRPLPYRQPEQLVKVFQAAPSSEKDAAPTVWSYPRFEVLRDQSQSFAAIAACSQMGLNLTGTDEPERLQAELVSASYFPLLGVEAIAGRTFSEDEDRKGGAQPVALLGYALWQRRFGGDPAVVGKTIELDKRSFTIVGVMPAGFNGQQGTAQVWLPITNAPLLRYPRVLVNARNYWLEVVARLRPEVTVAQAQQEMLNVSEQIEAVYPSPSERGPGGSARPVVTLRFWRDANVDPAIRRSFIILLAAVGFVLLIACANIANLLLTRAVSREREIAIRLAVGASRAQIIRQLLTESVMLALAGGALGLLIAWWGVDLLTSFKPSDNAQFWSSYTRTFDFFKIHLDGRVLAFDLALALVTGLIFGLLPALQASRPNLNEALKETAGSSAAGFRPQRRLSPRSLLIVAQITLSFVLLASAGLMVKSLLRLQAVNLGFAPAGVVTMSLYGRGVKPEFYTQLLERVQAMPGVESASLGSTAPLLGYSSMTVMDVQGRQEGQPAFVGLHSVSPDYFATLGIQLIRGRVFSAQDRIGAPRVAVINRAAAERYFADEEAIGQRIKPYVGAEYPNAEEFVEIVGIVDDVRYGKLEELIGPDVYLSSLQPTDAASLLIVRTSADKAGLVAAVRREALALDRNVPVTRVLTMAERSNEVTSRTRFIALLLGLFAGLALLLSGIGLYGVMAYSVVVRRREIGIRMALGARPADVFRLVMQEGTILVAAGLIVGVGAAYAATRVLASQLYMVSATDPTTFTLIALLLTGAALLACYLPARRATKVDPMVALRYE, from the coding sequence ATGAGTAACCTGGTTCACGACATTCGTTACGGCCTGCGTGTGATGACGAGAAGGCCCGGCTTTACTTTAATCGCCGTTCTCACCCTGGCCTTAGGGGTCGGCGCCAATACGGCGATCTTCTCGGTGGTCAACGCCGTCTTGCTGCGCCCGCTGCCTTACCGCCAGCCCGAACAACTGGTCAAGGTCTTTCAAGCCGCGCCCTCGTCGGAGAAGGACGCGGCGCCGACGGTATGGTCTTACCCGCGCTTCGAGGTCTTGCGCGATCAGAGTCAGAGCTTCGCGGCCATCGCCGCATGCAGTCAGATGGGCCTCAACCTCACGGGCACAGACGAGCCGGAGCGTTTGCAGGCCGAGCTGGTTTCGGCCAGCTACTTCCCGCTGCTCGGCGTCGAAGCCATCGCCGGGCGCACCTTCAGCGAAGACGAAGACCGCAAGGGTGGCGCGCAGCCTGTGGCGCTGCTCGGCTACGCGCTCTGGCAGCGGCGCTTCGGCGGCGACCCGGCAGTCGTCGGCAAGACCATCGAGCTAGACAAGCGCAGCTTTACGATTGTCGGCGTGATGCCTGCCGGGTTCAATGGGCAACAGGGCACGGCGCAGGTGTGGCTGCCGATCACCAACGCGCCGCTGCTGCGTTACCCGCGCGTGCTCGTGAACGCGCGAAATTACTGGTTAGAGGTGGTGGCGCGGCTGCGGCCTGAGGTGACGGTCGCGCAGGCCCAGCAAGAGATGCTGAACGTCAGCGAGCAGATCGAGGCGGTTTATCCCAGCCCGTCAGAGCGCGGGCCGGGCGGCTCGGCGCGGCCTGTGGTGACGCTGCGGTTTTGGCGCGATGCCAATGTTGATCCGGCGATTCGCCGCTCGTTTATTATCTTGCTGGCGGCGGTCGGCTTTGTGTTGTTGATCGCCTGCGCCAACATCGCCAACCTCTTGTTGACGCGCGCCGTGTCACGCGAGCGCGAGATCGCTATTCGCCTGGCCGTCGGCGCCAGCCGCGCGCAGATCATCCGCCAGTTACTCACCGAAAGCGTGATGCTGGCGCTCGCAGGCGGCGCGCTCGGCCTGTTGATCGCCTGGTGGGGCGTTGACCTGTTGACCAGTTTCAAGCCGAGCGATAACGCGCAATTCTGGTCGAGCTACACGCGCACCTTCGACTTCTTCAAGATTCATCTCGATGGCCGCGTGCTGGCTTTTGATCTGGCGCTGGCGCTGGTGACCGGCTTGATCTTCGGACTGCTGCCGGCGTTGCAGGCGTCGCGCCCGAACCTCAACGAGGCGCTGAAAGAGACCGCCGGCAGCTCGGCAGCCGGCTTCCGTCCGCAGCGCCGGCTGTCGCCGCGCAGCCTGCTGATCGTCGCCCAGATCACTTTATCGTTTGTGCTGCTGGCGAGCGCCGGGCTGATGGTGAAAAGTCTTCTGCGACTGCAAGCCGTCAACCTCGGATTCGCGCCCGCCGGCGTCGTCACCATGTCGCTGTACGGTCGCGGCGTTAAGCCGGAGTTTTACACGCAACTACTTGAGCGCGTGCAAGCGATGCCGGGCGTCGAATCGGCAAGCCTCGGCTCGACCGCGCCGCTGCTCGGCTATTCGAGCATGACGGTGATGGACGTGCAGGGCCGCCAGGAGGGACAGCCCGCCTTCGTCGGCCTGCACAGCGTGTCGCCCGATTATTTTGCGACGCTCGGCATTCAATTGATTCGCGGGCGCGTCTTCAGCGCGCAAGACCGCATCGGCGCGCCGCGCGTCGCCGTCATCAACCGCGCCGCCGCCGAGCGCTACTTTGCTGACGAAGAGGCCATCGGCCAGCGCATCAAGCCTTACGTCGGCGCCGAGTACCCGAACGCCGAAGAGTTCGTCGAGATCGTCGGCATCGTTGATGATGTGAGATATGGCAAGCTCGAAGAGCTGATCGGCCCCGACGTCTATCTCTCATCTTTGCAGCCGACCGACGCGGCTTCTCTGCTGATTGTGCGGACGTCTGCGGATAAAGCCGGGCTGGTCGCCGCCGTGCGCCGCGAAGCCCTGGCCTTAGACCGCAACGTGCCGGTGACGCGTGTGCTGACGATGGCCGAGCGCAGCAACGAAGTCACTTCGCGCACACGCTTCATCGCCTTGCTGCTGGGATTGTTCGCGGGGCTGGCGCTGCTGCTTTCCGGCATTGGCCTCTATGGGGTGATGGCTTACAGTGTGGTCGTGCGGCGGCGCGAGATCGGCATCCGCATGGCATTGGGCGCGCGGCCCGCGGACGTCTTCCGGCTGGTGATGCAAGAAGGCACAATACTGGTGGCCGCCGGCTTGATCGTCGGAGTCGGCGCCGCTTATGCCGCGACGCGTGTGCTGGCGAGCCAGTTGTACATGGTGAGCGCCACTGATCCGACAACCTTCACCTTGATCGCGCTGCTGCTGACTGGCGCGGCCCTGCTGGCCTGCTACCTGCCGGCGCGCCGCGCGACGAAGGTTGATCCGATGGTCGCGCTGCGCTACGAATAG
- a CDS encoding ABC transporter permease: protein METLIKDIRFGLRMLMKNPAFTAVAVISLALGIGANAAIFSVINAFLLAPLPVAEPAQLVSLFTIDQKNPGPLPVSHYNFLDYRDKTDVFDGLAAYNFAAVNLNRNAGEGRQLFAEVVTGNYFDVLGVKPLYGRTFLPDEDRTPGTHPVVVLGYGCWQRDFGGDPAIVGQTISLNRLDFTVVGITQKDFTGTDIGGSPDMWIPMMMHREVQPDLAMFYDARRGLAFTVVGRLKPGVSLPQAQSAVTALAGELERQYPQDNEGRSVRLVPLLEARLDPQGNGDTVRMSALLMSIVGIVLLIACANVANLLLARATRRRREIAIRVAIGASRARLIRQMLTESLVLSLIGGAVGLLVAFWTKDVISSLVPFGGGPNASAIQLDGRVIFFTLAITLLSGLLFGLAPALQASKADLVPTLKGDITVPVGQRGFRLNLRKVLVVLQVALSLFALITAGLFVRSLQKAKAVSPGFITDNVVLMGFNLGREGYSEAQARQFHRLLLERVSALPGVQAATIARDRPVSFGLLRSVFLEGQEPAPGGRGVLVQTNDIGPRYFETLGISLVQGRDFAETDDQKAPPVVIVNEVMAKRFWPDQDAVGKRFKFFGDKEYRQVVGIAREVKVTSLTERPRPLVYMPLEQDYAPQVNLHVRAAGDATQLIAALRGEIQSLDPKLSVLNVENMSERVNQSLQGERTQATLFGSAGVLALLLAAVGLYGVMSYMVAQRTREIGIRMALGASRGNVMGLVLRQGALMVSAGVVIGLGAAFGLTRLVASSLFGVTAVDPLTFAGTSLVLVLVSLAASYVPARRATKVDPIIALRSE, encoded by the coding sequence ATGGAAACTTTGATCAAAGACATTCGCTTCGGCTTACGGATGCTTATGAAGAATCCCGCCTTCACGGCGGTGGCGGTCATCTCGCTGGCCTTAGGCATCGGCGCCAACGCGGCGATCTTCAGCGTCATCAATGCCTTCTTGCTCGCGCCGCTGCCGGTCGCCGAGCCCGCGCAATTGGTGTCGCTCTTCACCATTGATCAGAAGAATCCCGGCCCGTTGCCGGTGTCGCATTATAACTTTCTCGATTACCGCGATAAGACCGACGTATTCGATGGCCTGGCCGCTTACAACTTTGCGGCGGTCAATCTGAATCGCAACGCCGGCGAAGGGCGGCAGCTATTCGCTGAAGTCGTCACCGGCAACTACTTCGACGTGCTCGGCGTCAAGCCGCTTTATGGGCGAACCTTCTTGCCCGACGAAGACCGCACGCCGGGCACGCACCCGGTCGTCGTGCTGGGCTACGGCTGCTGGCAGCGCGACTTTGGCGGCGACCCCGCGATTGTCGGACAAACCATCTCGCTCAACCGCCTTGATTTTACTGTGGTCGGCATTACGCAAAAAGATTTCACCGGCACAGACATCGGCGGCTCGCCCGACATGTGGATTCCGATGATGATGCACCGCGAAGTGCAGCCCGACCTGGCGATGTTTTATGACGCGCGGCGCGGCCTGGCCTTCACTGTGGTCGGGCGGCTGAAGCCGGGCGTTTCGCTGCCGCAGGCGCAATCGGCTGTCACCGCGCTTGCCGGGGAGCTGGAACGGCAGTACCCGCAAGACAACGAAGGGCGCAGCGTCCGCCTGGTGCCGCTGCTCGAAGCGCGGCTCGACCCGCAGGGCAATGGCGACACCGTCCGAATGTCGGCGTTGCTGATGAGCATTGTCGGCATCGTCCTGTTGATCGCTTGCGCCAACGTCGCCAACCTCTTGCTGGCGCGCGCAACTCGGCGGCGGCGCGAGATTGCGATCCGCGTGGCCATCGGCGCCAGCCGCGCGCGGCTCATTCGCCAGATGCTGACCGAGAGCCTGGTGCTGTCGCTGATTGGCGGCGCGGTCGGCCTGCTGGTGGCGTTCTGGACTAAAGATGTCATTAGCTCGCTGGTGCCCTTCGGCGGCGGCCCGAATGCCAGCGCCATTCAATTAGACGGGCGGGTGATTTTCTTCACACTCGCCATCACGCTCTTAAGCGGCCTGCTGTTCGGGCTGGCGCCGGCGTTGCAAGCATCGAAAGCCGATCTGGTGCCGACGCTCAAAGGCGACATCACCGTGCCGGTCGGCCAGCGCGGCTTCCGCTTGAACCTGCGCAAGGTGCTGGTCGTCTTGCAGGTGGCGCTGTCGCTGTTCGCGCTGATCACCGCCGGATTGTTCGTGCGCAGCCTGCAAAAGGCGAAAGCCGTCAGCCCCGGCTTCATCACCGACAACGTCGTGCTGATGGGCTTCAACCTCGGGCGCGAAGGCTACAGCGAAGCGCAGGCCCGCCAGTTTCACCGCTTGCTGTTGGAGCGCGTTTCGGCGCTGCCCGGCGTGCAGGCGGCGACGATTGCGCGTGACCGCCCGGTGAGCTTCGGCCTGCTGCGCAGCGTCTTTCTCGAAGGCCAGGAGCCGGCGCCGGGTGGGCGCGGCGTGCTGGTGCAGACCAACGACATCGGCCCGCGCTACTTCGAGACGCTCGGCATTTCGCTCGTTCAAGGGCGCGACTTCGCCGAAACTGACGACCAGAAAGCGCCGCCCGTGGTCATCGTCAACGAGGTCATGGCCAAACGTTTCTGGCCCGATCAGGACGCCGTCGGCAAACGCTTTAAGTTTTTCGGTGATAAAGAGTACCGCCAGGTCGTCGGCATCGCCCGCGAGGTCAAAGTAACCAGCCTTACAGAGCGCCCGCGCCCGCTGGTCTACATGCCGCTGGAACAGGATTACGCGCCGCAGGTGAACTTGCACGTCCGCGCCGCCGGCGATGCGACGCAGTTGATCGCGGCGCTGCGCGGCGAGATTCAATCGCTCGACCCGAAGCTCTCGGTGCTGAATGTCGAGAATATGAGCGAGCGCGTCAATCAATCGCTTCAGGGCGAGCGCACGCAAGCGACCTTGTTTGGGTCGGCAGGCGTACTGGCGCTGTTGCTGGCGGCGGTCGGCCTGTATGGCGTGATGAGCTACATGGTGGCGCAGCGGACGCGCGAGATCGGCATCCGCATGGCGCTCGGCGCAAGTCGCGGCAACGTGATGGGGCTGGTATTAAGACAGGGAGCGCTGATGGTTTCGGCGGGTGTGGTCATCGGTCTGGGCGCGGCCTTCGGGCTGACGCGGCTGGTGGCCAGCTCGCTGTTCGGCGTCACCGCGGTTGACCCGCTGACCTTTGCCGGCACCTCGCTGGTGCTGGTGCTGGTGTCGCTCGCGGCGAGCTACGTGCCGGCGCGGCGCGCGACGAAAGTTGACCCGATCATCGCCCTGCGCTCTGAGTAA
- a CDS encoding lytic transglycosylase domain-containing protein, with product MSKAVVMMLLVLALPLAARAQTTLKPPPRPPVPMSLEDQERARKEEGLHRQAADAAATPASAQLKVPSASTSRHISTGNVAFDSMIYEASTQNGLDPCLIVSVMRAESGFNRMAVSPKGASGLMQLMPATAERFGVKNIFDPRENILAGARYLRWLLDRFSGDVRLALAGYNAGEGAVEFYGNRIPPFLETQNYVRTIYMRYSGLHLGTATSQPATAAAPPVTAAPSAAEPPKADANPSYNQIIRFTSTSGDAAKSGN from the coding sequence ATGTCGAAAGCCGTAGTCATGATGTTGCTGGTGCTGGCGCTTCCGCTCGCGGCGCGGGCACAGACGACATTGAAGCCGCCGCCGCGCCCGCCCGTGCCGATGTCGCTTGAAGACCAGGAGCGCGCGCGCAAAGAAGAGGGCCTGCACCGTCAGGCTGCTGACGCGGCAGCCACCCCGGCATCAGCTCAGCTCAAGGTGCCGAGCGCTTCGACCAGCCGCCACATCTCGACCGGCAATGTGGCGTTCGACTCGATGATCTACGAAGCCTCGACGCAAAACGGCCTCGACCCCTGCTTGATCGTTTCGGTGATGCGCGCCGAGTCGGGATTCAATCGCATGGCGGTGTCGCCGAAAGGCGCTTCGGGCTTGATGCAGTTGATGCCGGCGACCGCCGAGCGTTTCGGCGTCAAGAACATCTTCGACCCGCGCGAAAACATCCTCGCCGGCGCCAGGTATCTGCGCTGGCTGCTCGACCGCTTCAGCGGCGACGTGCGGCTGGCGCTGGCCGGATACAACGCCGGCGAAGGCGCCGTCGAGTTCTACGGCAACCGCATCCCGCCATTCCTTGAGACGCAGAATTACGTGCGGACGATCTACATGCGCTACAGCGGCCTGCATCTCGGCACCGCAACCAGCCAGCCGGCCACCGCTGCCGCACCTCCCGTGACTGCCGCCCCCAGCGCCGCCGAGCCGCCGAAAGCGGACGCCAACCCTTCCTACAATCAAATCATCCGCTTCACCTCCACGTCAGGCGATGCCGCCAAAAGCGGCAACTGA
- the rfbC gene encoding dTDP-4-dehydrorhamnose 3,5-epimerase produces MRRIDTPLPEVCLIEPTVWRDARGFFFESYQEMKFAELGIRDRFVQDNHARSVRATLRGLHYQVHRPQAKLCRVIQGAVLDVVVDVRCGSPTFGWHIAEELSAENQRMVYVPPGFAHGYAVLTETAEFLYKCSDYYFPQYERGILWSDPALAIDWRIAHPLLSPKDLAHLPLADIQAADLPVYEAS; encoded by the coding sequence ATGAGACGAATCGATACGCCATTGCCGGAAGTCTGTTTGATCGAGCCGACAGTCTGGCGCGATGCGCGCGGCTTTTTCTTTGAGAGCTATCAAGAGATGAAATTTGCCGAGCTTGGCATCCGCGACCGCTTCGTGCAGGACAACCATGCCCGCTCTGTGCGCGCCACGCTGCGCGGCCTGCATTACCAGGTCCACCGCCCGCAGGCAAAGCTCTGCCGCGTTATTCAAGGCGCGGTGCTAGACGTTGTCGTCGACGTGCGTTGTGGCTCGCCGACATTTGGCTGGCACATTGCCGAGGAGCTGTCCGCCGAGAATCAGCGCATGGTCTATGTGCCGCCGGGCTTCGCGCACGGCTACGCGGTGCTGACCGAGACCGCCGAGTTTCTTTATAAGTGCAGCGATTACTACTTCCCGCAGTATGAGCGCGGCATCTTGTGGAGCGACCCGGCGCTCGCCATAGACTGGCGCATCGCCCATCCCCTGCTTTCGCCGAAAGACCTGGCGCACCTGCCGCTCGCCGACATTCAGGCAGCCGACCTGCCGGTTTACGAAGCATCCTAG
- the lhgO gene encoding L-2-hydroxyglutarate oxidase, which yields MHDVMVIGGGIVGLATAYRLTEQYPRLSVIVLEKESRLAAHQSGHNSGVLHSGIYYKPGSLKAAACRAGKQAMQAFCEREGIPYNLCGKVIVAVDESELALLQSLYERGRANQVRCEIIGRERLRELEPHAEGLQAIHVPEAGITDYRAVCERLAERVRERGGEVRCGAQVTGLKTTATEIVAETTAGAFAARYAVNCGGLHADRVARLAGVRPPLRIVPFRGEYYELTGQAEPLCRALIYPLPDSRFPFLGVHFTRMIRGGVECGPNAVLAFAREGYRKRDVRAGDLLEAITYTGFLKLARQHWRMGAHEMWRSLSKSAFVRALARLVPEIRARHLVPAPAGVRAQAIDAAGAIVDDFAVAEQPRLVNVLNAPSPAATAALAIGHLIVEKLAAQF from the coding sequence ATGCATGACGTGATGGTGATCGGCGGCGGCATCGTCGGGCTGGCGACGGCTTACCGCTTGACCGAACAGTACCCGCGCCTGTCGGTCATCGTTCTCGAAAAAGAATCGCGGCTGGCGGCGCACCAGTCGGGCCACAACTCCGGCGTCTTGCACTCAGGCATCTATTACAAACCCGGCTCGCTGAAGGCGGCGGCCTGCCGCGCCGGCAAGCAGGCGATGCAAGCCTTCTGCGAGCGCGAGGGCATCCCCTATAACCTCTGCGGCAAGGTCATCGTCGCCGTTGATGAATCTGAGCTTGCCCTTTTGCAGTCGCTTTACGAGCGCGGGCGGGCCAATCAGGTCCGCTGCGAGATCATCGGGCGCGAGCGGTTACGCGAGCTTGAGCCGCACGCCGAAGGATTGCAGGCCATCCATGTACCTGAAGCCGGCATCACGGATTATCGGGCGGTTTGCGAGCGCCTGGCCGAGCGCGTCCGTGAGCGCGGCGGCGAAGTCCGCTGTGGGGCGCAGGTCACCGGCCTGAAAACAACGGCGACAGAAATTGTCGCCGAAACCACAGCGGGCGCGTTCGCGGCGCGCTACGCCGTCAACTGCGGCGGCTTGCACGCGGATCGCGTGGCGCGGCTGGCGGGCGTGCGACCGCCGCTCAGGATCGTGCCGTTTCGTGGCGAGTATTACGAATTGACCGGCCAGGCCGAGCCGCTCTGCCGGGCCTTGATCTATCCGCTGCCCGACTCGCGTTTCCCATTCCTCGGCGTCCACTTCACGCGGATGATCCGAGGCGGCGTCGAATGCGGCCCGAATGCCGTGCTGGCGTTTGCGCGCGAAGGCTACCGCAAGCGCGACGTGCGTGCGGGCGACCTGCTTGAAGCCATCACCTACACAGGCTTTTTGAAACTGGCGCGACAACACTGGCGCATGGGGGCGCACGAGATGTGGCGCTCGTTGAGCAAGTCGGCATTTGTGAGGGCGCTTGCGCGGCTGGTGCCGGAGATTCGCGCCCGTCATCTGGTGCCAGCGCCCGCAGGCGTGCGCGCTCAAGCCATTGACGCGGCGGGAGCGATTGTGGATGATTTCGCTGTCGCCGAGCAGCCGCGTTTGGTCAACGTCCTGAATGCGCCGTCGCCGGCAGCCACCGCGGCGCTGGCCATCGGCCATCTGATCGTCGAAAAGCTGGCGGCGCAGTTCTGA